In Malus sylvestris chromosome 15, drMalSylv7.2, whole genome shotgun sequence, a single genomic region encodes these proteins:
- the LOC126604349 gene encoding uncharacterized protein LOC126604349, with product MYNGIGLQIPRGSGTNGYIQTNKFSIKSRTGKVADSSRGFGTGAVTKKPNRDILEHDRKRHIELKLVVLEDKLIDQGFTDAEIAEKLDEARKTLEAAAA from the coding sequence ATGTACAACGGAATAGGGTTACAGATTCCGAGGGGTTCGGGGACGAATGGCTACATCCAGACCAACAAGTTCTCCATCAAATCGAGGACCGGGAAGGTCGCCGACTCTTCCCGCGGCTTCGGCACCGGCGCCGTCACCAAGAAGCCCAACAGAGACATCCTCGAGCATGATCGCAAGCGCCATATTGAGCTCAAGCTCGTCGTGCTCGAAGATAAGCTCATCGATCAGGGTTTTACCGACGCTGAGATCGCCGAGAAGCTTGACGAGGCTCGGAAGACTCTCGAAGCTGCCGCGGCTTAA
- the LOC126604343 gene encoding protein arginine N-methyltransferase 1.5-like isoform X2: MPLGQRAGDKSESRYCGVETEFNDDMPHVLAFNLSHGSFDFVLAPLMDPAYRPSLMQKDSGVSGVLPFAGSDLVLSPSQWSGHVIGKVSSWIDLDSEDDILQCDSETTLKQEIAWASHLSLQACLLPAPKGKSCANYARCVNQLLQGLSSTQLWLRLPLVRSDSETMDVNTDSLDDSWEIWNSFRLLCEHHSQLSVALDVLSSLPSVNSLGRWFGESVRAAIFSTDCFLTNARGYPCLSKRHQNLVHGLFNHSMQIVLSGEPVHSLPKINSHIAANDNDNNVDGVQKHPLRLYLDYVGYLYQRMDPLPEQERLEIGYRDYLQSPLQPLMDNLEAQTYETFEKDTMKYIQYQRAICRALQDRVPDDKASSVTTVLMVVGAGRGPLVRASLQAAEETGCKLKVYAVEKNPNAVVTLHSLVKLEGWENIVSIISCDMRHWDAPEKADILVSELLGSFGDNELSPECLDGAQRLLKDDGISIPSSYTSFIQPVTASKLYNDVKSHKDIAHFETAYVVKLHNIARLAPPQPVFTFDHPNRSTDKSNKYTKLQFGITSDTGSAMIHGFAGYFDATLYKEVHLGIEPSTSTPNMFSWFPIFFPLRIPITLSPGASLDVHFWRCCCPTKVWYEWCVVSPSTSPIHNSSGRSYWVGL; the protein is encoded by the exons ATGCCACTCGGGCAAAGAGCCGGCGACAAGAGCGAGTCTCGGTACTGCGGCGTGGAGACCGAGTTCAACGATGACATGCCCCACGTCCTCGCTTTCAATCTCTCCCATGGCTCCTTCGACTTCGTCCTCGCTCCTTTG ATGGATCCTGCTTATCGACCAAGCTTAATGCAAAAAGACAGTGGTGTTTCTGGTGTTCTTCCATTTGCCGGGTCAGACTTGGTTTTGAGTCCTTCCCAATGGAGTGGTCATGTCATTG GAAAGGTTAGCTCATGGATTGACTTAGATTCAGAAGATGACATCCTCCAGTGCGATTCAGAAACTACTTTGAAGCAAGAGATAGCATGGGCTTCTCATTTGTCCCTGCAG GCATGCCTTCTTCCAGCTCCAAAGGGGAAATCCTGTGCTAATTATGCTCGATGTGTAAATCAGCTTTTACAGGGCCTAAGCAGTACGCAG TTGTGGTTGCGGCTTCCATTGGTTAGGTCAGACAGTGAAACCATGGATGTGAACACTGATTCCTTG GATGATTCTTGGGAGATTTGGAATTCATTTCGTCTGCTATGTGAACATCATAGTCAGTTATCAGTTGCTCTTGATGTTTT AAGTTCACTACCTTCTGTAAACTCTCTTGGACGCTGGTTTGGGGAATCTGTTAGAGCAGCCATATTCAGTACTGAT TGCTTTCTAACAAATGCCCGAGGCTATCCATGTCTGTCAAAGCGCCACCAGAATCTTGTTCATGGGCTTTTCAATCATTCTATGCAG ATAGTTCTATCAGGAGAACCAGTGCATAGTCTTCCCAAGATAAATTCACATATAGCTGCCAATGATAATGATAATAATGTTGATG GTGTCCAGAAACATCCGTTGAGGCTGTATTTGGATTATGTTGGCTATCTCTACCAGAGGATGGATCCCCTTCCGGAGCAAGAACGGCTGGAG ATTGGTTACAGGGATTACTTGCAGTCACCCTTACAG CCTCTCATGGATAATCTAGAAGCTCAAACCTATGAGACATTTGAGAAGGACACAATGAAATATATTCAG TACCAAAGAGCAATTTGTAGAGCTTTACAGGACAGGGTTCCAGATGATAAGGCATCTTCAGTAACTACC GTATTGATGGTTGTAGGAGCAGGACGTGGACCTCTTGTAAGGGCATCATTGCAG GCAGCTGAAGAAACTGGGTGCAAGCTTAAAGTCTACGCTGTTGAAAAAAATCCAAATGCAGTTGTTACACTTCAT AGCTTGGTTAAACTGGAGGGGTGGGAAAACATTGTTTCCATAATTTCATGTGATATGCGTCACTGGGATGCTCCAGAGAAAGCTGACATTTTG GTTAGTGAATTGTTGGGTTCTTTTGGTGATAACGAGCTGTCTCCTGAGTGCCTTGATGGAGCCCAGAGACTATTGAAGGATGATGGAATCTCGATACCTTCATC GTACACGAGTTTTATCCAACCAGTGACTGCTTCAAAGCTTTACAATGAT GTTAAGTCGCACAAAGATATTGCACACTTCGAAACTGCTTATGTTGTTAAATTGCACAACATTGCAAGACTTGCTCCTCCTCAACCT GTGTTCACGTTTGATCATCCAAATCGCTCAACTGACAAAAGCAATAAGTACACGAAGTTGCAGTTTGGAATAACAAGTGATACTGGCTCAGCCATGATTCATG GATTTGCTGGCTATTTTGATGCAACACTATACAAAGAAGTTCATCTTGGCATTGAACCATCAACATCAACACCAAACATGTTTAGCTG GTTCCCAATATTTTTCCCACTAAGGATACCAATTACGCTTAGTCCTGGCGCTTCTCTTGACGTACATTTTTGGCGGTGTTGTTGTCCTACCAAG GTTTGGTACGAATGGTGCGTGGTATCGCCCTCCACTTCGCCAATTCACAACAGCAGCGGACGTTCATACTGGGTTGGGCTCTAG
- the LOC126604343 gene encoding protein arginine N-methyltransferase 1.5-like isoform X4 — protein sequence MMDPAYRPSLMQKDSGVSGVLPFAGSDLVLSPSQWSGHVIGKVSSWIDLDSEDDILQCDSETTLKQEIAWASHLSLQACLLPAPKGKSCANYARCVNQLLQGLSSTQLWLRLPLVRSDSETMDVNTDSLDDSWEIWNSFRLLCEHHSQLSVALDVLSSLPSVNSLGRWFGESVRAAIFSTDCFLTNARGYPCLSKRHQNLVHGLFNHSMQIVLSGEPVHSLPKINSHIAANDNDNNVDGVQKHPLRLYLDYVGYLYQRMDPLPEQERLEIGYRDYLQSPLQPLMDNLEAQTYETFEKDTMKYIQYQRAICRALQDRVPDDKASSVTTVLMVVGAGRGPLVRASLQAAEETGCKLKVYAVEKNPNAVVTLHSLVKLEGWENIVSIISCDMRHWDAPEKADILVSELLGSFGDNELSPECLDGAQRLLKDDGISIPSSYTSFIQPVTASKLYNDVKSHKDIAHFETAYVVKLHNIARLAPPQPVFTFDHPNRSTDKSNKYTKLQFGITSDTGSAMIHGFAGYFDATLYKEVHLGIEPSTSTPNMFSWFPIFFPLRIPITLSPGASLDVHFWRCCCPTKVWYEWCLASPSNSPIHQFTTAMDVHTGLGSSCPAILFIT from the exons ATG ATGGATCCTGCTTATCGACCAAGCTTAATGCAAAAAGACAGTGGTGTTTCTGGTGTTCTTCCATTTGCCGGGTCAGACTTGGTTTTGAGTCCTTCCCAATGGAGTGGTCATGTCATTG GAAAGGTTAGCTCATGGATTGACTTAGATTCAGAAGATGACATCCTCCAGTGCGATTCAGAAACTACTTTGAAGCAAGAGATAGCATGGGCTTCTCATTTGTCCCTGCAG GCATGCCTTCTTCCAGCTCCAAAGGGGAAATCCTGTGCTAATTATGCTCGATGTGTAAATCAGCTTTTACAGGGCCTAAGCAGTACGCAG TTGTGGTTGCGGCTTCCATTGGTTAGGTCAGACAGTGAAACCATGGATGTGAACACTGATTCCTTG GATGATTCTTGGGAGATTTGGAATTCATTTCGTCTGCTATGTGAACATCATAGTCAGTTATCAGTTGCTCTTGATGTTTT AAGTTCACTACCTTCTGTAAACTCTCTTGGACGCTGGTTTGGGGAATCTGTTAGAGCAGCCATATTCAGTACTGAT TGCTTTCTAACAAATGCCCGAGGCTATCCATGTCTGTCAAAGCGCCACCAGAATCTTGTTCATGGGCTTTTCAATCATTCTATGCAG ATAGTTCTATCAGGAGAACCAGTGCATAGTCTTCCCAAGATAAATTCACATATAGCTGCCAATGATAATGATAATAATGTTGATG GTGTCCAGAAACATCCGTTGAGGCTGTATTTGGATTATGTTGGCTATCTCTACCAGAGGATGGATCCCCTTCCGGAGCAAGAACGGCTGGAG ATTGGTTACAGGGATTACTTGCAGTCACCCTTACAG CCTCTCATGGATAATCTAGAAGCTCAAACCTATGAGACATTTGAGAAGGACACAATGAAATATATTCAG TACCAAAGAGCAATTTGTAGAGCTTTACAGGACAGGGTTCCAGATGATAAGGCATCTTCAGTAACTACC GTATTGATGGTTGTAGGAGCAGGACGTGGACCTCTTGTAAGGGCATCATTGCAG GCAGCTGAAGAAACTGGGTGCAAGCTTAAAGTCTACGCTGTTGAAAAAAATCCAAATGCAGTTGTTACACTTCAT AGCTTGGTTAAACTGGAGGGGTGGGAAAACATTGTTTCCATAATTTCATGTGATATGCGTCACTGGGATGCTCCAGAGAAAGCTGACATTTTG GTTAGTGAATTGTTGGGTTCTTTTGGTGATAACGAGCTGTCTCCTGAGTGCCTTGATGGAGCCCAGAGACTATTGAAGGATGATGGAATCTCGATACCTTCATC GTACACGAGTTTTATCCAACCAGTGACTGCTTCAAAGCTTTACAATGAT GTTAAGTCGCACAAAGATATTGCACACTTCGAAACTGCTTATGTTGTTAAATTGCACAACATTGCAAGACTTGCTCCTCCTCAACCT GTGTTCACGTTTGATCATCCAAATCGCTCAACTGACAAAAGCAATAAGTACACGAAGTTGCAGTTTGGAATAACAAGTGATACTGGCTCAGCCATGATTCATG GATTTGCTGGCTATTTTGATGCAACACTATACAAAGAAGTTCATCTTGGCATTGAACCATCAACATCAACACCAAACATGTTTAGCTG GTTCCCAATATTTTTCCCACTAAGGATACCAATTACGCTTAGTCCTGGCGCTTCTCTTGACGTACATTTTTGGCGGTGTTGTTGTCCTACCAAG
- the LOC126604343 gene encoding protein arginine N-methyltransferase 1.5-like isoform X3, protein MASVLCEWSVSSPKMDPAYRPSLMQKDSGVSGVLPFAGSDLVLSPSQWSGHVIGKVSSWIDLDSEDDILQCDSETTLKQEIAWASHLSLQACLLPAPKGKSCANYARCVNQLLQGLSSTQLWLRLPLVRSDSETMDVNTDSLDDSWEIWNSFRLLCEHHSQLSVALDVLSSLPSVNSLGRWFGESVRAAIFSTDCFLTNARGYPCLSKRHQNLVHGLFNHSMQIVLSGEPVHSLPKINSHIAANDNDNNVDGVQKHPLRLYLDYVGYLYQRMDPLPEQERLEIGYRDYLQSPLQPLMDNLEAQTYETFEKDTMKYIQYQRAICRALQDRVPDDKASSVTTVLMVVGAGRGPLVRASLQAAEETGCKLKVYAVEKNPNAVVTLHSLVKLEGWENIVSIISCDMRHWDAPEKADILVSELLGSFGDNELSPECLDGAQRLLKDDGISIPSSYTSFIQPVTASKLYNDVKSHKDIAHFETAYVVKLHNIARLAPPQPVFTFDHPNRSTDKSNKYTKLQFGITSDTGSAMIHGFAGYFDATLYKEVHLGIEPSTSTPNMFSWFPIFFPLRIPITLSPGASLDVHFWRCCCPTKVWYEWCLASPSNSPIHQFTTAMDVHTGLGSSCPAILFIT, encoded by the exons ATGGCTTCTGTTTTGTGTGAATGGTCAGTAAGCTCACCGAAA ATGGATCCTGCTTATCGACCAAGCTTAATGCAAAAAGACAGTGGTGTTTCTGGTGTTCTTCCATTTGCCGGGTCAGACTTGGTTTTGAGTCCTTCCCAATGGAGTGGTCATGTCATTG GAAAGGTTAGCTCATGGATTGACTTAGATTCAGAAGATGACATCCTCCAGTGCGATTCAGAAACTACTTTGAAGCAAGAGATAGCATGGGCTTCTCATTTGTCCCTGCAG GCATGCCTTCTTCCAGCTCCAAAGGGGAAATCCTGTGCTAATTATGCTCGATGTGTAAATCAGCTTTTACAGGGCCTAAGCAGTACGCAG TTGTGGTTGCGGCTTCCATTGGTTAGGTCAGACAGTGAAACCATGGATGTGAACACTGATTCCTTG GATGATTCTTGGGAGATTTGGAATTCATTTCGTCTGCTATGTGAACATCATAGTCAGTTATCAGTTGCTCTTGATGTTTT AAGTTCACTACCTTCTGTAAACTCTCTTGGACGCTGGTTTGGGGAATCTGTTAGAGCAGCCATATTCAGTACTGAT TGCTTTCTAACAAATGCCCGAGGCTATCCATGTCTGTCAAAGCGCCACCAGAATCTTGTTCATGGGCTTTTCAATCATTCTATGCAG ATAGTTCTATCAGGAGAACCAGTGCATAGTCTTCCCAAGATAAATTCACATATAGCTGCCAATGATAATGATAATAATGTTGATG GTGTCCAGAAACATCCGTTGAGGCTGTATTTGGATTATGTTGGCTATCTCTACCAGAGGATGGATCCCCTTCCGGAGCAAGAACGGCTGGAG ATTGGTTACAGGGATTACTTGCAGTCACCCTTACAG CCTCTCATGGATAATCTAGAAGCTCAAACCTATGAGACATTTGAGAAGGACACAATGAAATATATTCAG TACCAAAGAGCAATTTGTAGAGCTTTACAGGACAGGGTTCCAGATGATAAGGCATCTTCAGTAACTACC GTATTGATGGTTGTAGGAGCAGGACGTGGACCTCTTGTAAGGGCATCATTGCAG GCAGCTGAAGAAACTGGGTGCAAGCTTAAAGTCTACGCTGTTGAAAAAAATCCAAATGCAGTTGTTACACTTCAT AGCTTGGTTAAACTGGAGGGGTGGGAAAACATTGTTTCCATAATTTCATGTGATATGCGTCACTGGGATGCTCCAGAGAAAGCTGACATTTTG GTTAGTGAATTGTTGGGTTCTTTTGGTGATAACGAGCTGTCTCCTGAGTGCCTTGATGGAGCCCAGAGACTATTGAAGGATGATGGAATCTCGATACCTTCATC GTACACGAGTTTTATCCAACCAGTGACTGCTTCAAAGCTTTACAATGAT GTTAAGTCGCACAAAGATATTGCACACTTCGAAACTGCTTATGTTGTTAAATTGCACAACATTGCAAGACTTGCTCCTCCTCAACCT GTGTTCACGTTTGATCATCCAAATCGCTCAACTGACAAAAGCAATAAGTACACGAAGTTGCAGTTTGGAATAACAAGTGATACTGGCTCAGCCATGATTCATG GATTTGCTGGCTATTTTGATGCAACACTATACAAAGAAGTTCATCTTGGCATTGAACCATCAACATCAACACCAAACATGTTTAGCTG GTTCCCAATATTTTTCCCACTAAGGATACCAATTACGCTTAGTCCTGGCGCTTCTCTTGACGTACATTTTTGGCGGTGTTGTTGTCCTACCAAG
- the LOC126604343 gene encoding protein arginine N-methyltransferase 1.5-like isoform X1: protein MPLGQRAGDKSESRYCGVETEFNDDMPHVLAFNLSHGSFDFVLAPLMDPAYRPSLMQKDSGVSGVLPFAGSDLVLSPSQWSGHVIGKVSSWIDLDSEDDILQCDSETTLKQEIAWASHLSLQACLLPAPKGKSCANYARCVNQLLQGLSSTQLWLRLPLVRSDSETMDVNTDSLDDSWEIWNSFRLLCEHHSQLSVALDVLSSLPSVNSLGRWFGESVRAAIFSTDCFLTNARGYPCLSKRHQNLVHGLFNHSMQIVLSGEPVHSLPKINSHIAANDNDNNVDGVQKHPLRLYLDYVGYLYQRMDPLPEQERLEIGYRDYLQSPLQPLMDNLEAQTYETFEKDTMKYIQYQRAICRALQDRVPDDKASSVTTVLMVVGAGRGPLVRASLQAAEETGCKLKVYAVEKNPNAVVTLHSLVKLEGWENIVSIISCDMRHWDAPEKADILVSELLGSFGDNELSPECLDGAQRLLKDDGISIPSSYTSFIQPVTASKLYNDVKSHKDIAHFETAYVVKLHNIARLAPPQPVFTFDHPNRSTDKSNKYTKLQFGITSDTGSAMIHGFAGYFDATLYKEVHLGIEPSTSTPNMFSWFPIFFPLRIPITLSPGASLDVHFWRCCCPTKVWYEWCLASPSNSPIHQFTTAMDVHTGLGSSCPAILFIT from the exons ATGCCACTCGGGCAAAGAGCCGGCGACAAGAGCGAGTCTCGGTACTGCGGCGTGGAGACCGAGTTCAACGATGACATGCCCCACGTCCTCGCTTTCAATCTCTCCCATGGCTCCTTCGACTTCGTCCTCGCTCCTTTG ATGGATCCTGCTTATCGACCAAGCTTAATGCAAAAAGACAGTGGTGTTTCTGGTGTTCTTCCATTTGCCGGGTCAGACTTGGTTTTGAGTCCTTCCCAATGGAGTGGTCATGTCATTG GAAAGGTTAGCTCATGGATTGACTTAGATTCAGAAGATGACATCCTCCAGTGCGATTCAGAAACTACTTTGAAGCAAGAGATAGCATGGGCTTCTCATTTGTCCCTGCAG GCATGCCTTCTTCCAGCTCCAAAGGGGAAATCCTGTGCTAATTATGCTCGATGTGTAAATCAGCTTTTACAGGGCCTAAGCAGTACGCAG TTGTGGTTGCGGCTTCCATTGGTTAGGTCAGACAGTGAAACCATGGATGTGAACACTGATTCCTTG GATGATTCTTGGGAGATTTGGAATTCATTTCGTCTGCTATGTGAACATCATAGTCAGTTATCAGTTGCTCTTGATGTTTT AAGTTCACTACCTTCTGTAAACTCTCTTGGACGCTGGTTTGGGGAATCTGTTAGAGCAGCCATATTCAGTACTGAT TGCTTTCTAACAAATGCCCGAGGCTATCCATGTCTGTCAAAGCGCCACCAGAATCTTGTTCATGGGCTTTTCAATCATTCTATGCAG ATAGTTCTATCAGGAGAACCAGTGCATAGTCTTCCCAAGATAAATTCACATATAGCTGCCAATGATAATGATAATAATGTTGATG GTGTCCAGAAACATCCGTTGAGGCTGTATTTGGATTATGTTGGCTATCTCTACCAGAGGATGGATCCCCTTCCGGAGCAAGAACGGCTGGAG ATTGGTTACAGGGATTACTTGCAGTCACCCTTACAG CCTCTCATGGATAATCTAGAAGCTCAAACCTATGAGACATTTGAGAAGGACACAATGAAATATATTCAG TACCAAAGAGCAATTTGTAGAGCTTTACAGGACAGGGTTCCAGATGATAAGGCATCTTCAGTAACTACC GTATTGATGGTTGTAGGAGCAGGACGTGGACCTCTTGTAAGGGCATCATTGCAG GCAGCTGAAGAAACTGGGTGCAAGCTTAAAGTCTACGCTGTTGAAAAAAATCCAAATGCAGTTGTTACACTTCAT AGCTTGGTTAAACTGGAGGGGTGGGAAAACATTGTTTCCATAATTTCATGTGATATGCGTCACTGGGATGCTCCAGAGAAAGCTGACATTTTG GTTAGTGAATTGTTGGGTTCTTTTGGTGATAACGAGCTGTCTCCTGAGTGCCTTGATGGAGCCCAGAGACTATTGAAGGATGATGGAATCTCGATACCTTCATC GTACACGAGTTTTATCCAACCAGTGACTGCTTCAAAGCTTTACAATGAT GTTAAGTCGCACAAAGATATTGCACACTTCGAAACTGCTTATGTTGTTAAATTGCACAACATTGCAAGACTTGCTCCTCCTCAACCT GTGTTCACGTTTGATCATCCAAATCGCTCAACTGACAAAAGCAATAAGTACACGAAGTTGCAGTTTGGAATAACAAGTGATACTGGCTCAGCCATGATTCATG GATTTGCTGGCTATTTTGATGCAACACTATACAAAGAAGTTCATCTTGGCATTGAACCATCAACATCAACACCAAACATGTTTAGCTG GTTCCCAATATTTTTCCCACTAAGGATACCAATTACGCTTAGTCCTGGCGCTTCTCTTGACGTACATTTTTGGCGGTGTTGTTGTCCTACCAAG
- the LOC126604351 gene encoding uncharacterized protein LOC126604351, with the protein MEVTVKQMSLTVALFGVLSFVFGVIAENKKPAVGTPIAGKDVVICKYPTDLSVVFGYLSFAFLLVSTVAGFLSLFYPYKGKSLPQAALFRSTSFVIFFNISLLTAGLAAALLLWPTITEQLHLTRNVHRNLKTTCPTAKTGLLGGGAFVSLDASLFWLVALMLADNAREDYFEETEKDVKGEYGQVSAIDFDGHANIKGSA; encoded by the exons ATGGAGGTGACCGTGAAGCAGATGTCTTTGACAGTGGCACTTTTTGGTGTTCTCTCATTCGTTTTCGGAGTTATTGCCGAAAACAAGAAG CCAGCAGTTGGAACTCCTATCGCTGGGAAAGATGTTGTGATCTGCAAGTATCCTACAGATCTATCAGTTGTCTTCGGGTATCTGTCTTTTGCCTTCCTCCTGGTATCTACAGTCGCTGGATTCTTGTCGTTGTTTTACCCATACAAAGGGAAGTCCCTCCCACAAGCTGCTTTGTTCCGAAGCACTAGTTTCGTCATATTCTTCAACATTTCTCT GCTTACAGCAGGACTAGCTGCGGCTCTGTTGCTATGGCCTACAATAACCGAGCAACTTCATCTCACAAGAAACGTTCATCGCAATCTCAAAACAACCTGTCCAACTGCTAAGACCGGTCTCCTTGGTGGCGGTGCTTTTGTATCCCTTGATGCGTCGCTCTTTTGGTTGGTTGCCCTCATGTTAGCCGACAACGCTCGAGAGGACTATTTTGAGGAGACAGAAAAGGATGTTAAGGGTGAATATGGACAGGTTTCTGCAATCGATTTCGATGGACATGCCAATATTAAAGGAAGTGCTTGA
- the LOC126604353 gene encoding glucan endo-1,3-beta-glucosidase 5-like: protein MGLLKGVGFRGLSVALLFFNLLVGLVVGIGANWGTQLTHPLPPATVVKMLKDNGIQKVKLFDADSGILNALSKSGIQVMVGIPNEMLYSLANSMQAAEKWVSKNVSSHVSNGVDIRYAAVGNEPLLSTYNGTFLPTIFPALQNIQSALIKAGVSNQVKVTIPINADVYDSGGSDLPSNGDFRPDTKDLMLEIVKFLSDNGAAFTVNIYPFISLYNDANFPADYAFFNGYSGAINDNGRIYNNVFDANHDTLVWALQKNGFGNLSIIIGEIGWPTDGNLNANMQNAQRFNQGFMSHIKNNAGTPMRAGPVDAYLFSLIDEDAKSIQPGNFERHWGLFYWDGTPKYQLSLGTTGSNGLVAASGVQYLEKKWCVMSPSASLDDPEVALSVSYACSKADCTSLGYGTSCGDLDARGNISYAFNSYYQINNQLDTACKFPNLSTVATSDPSTGNCKFRIMIRASSSSSESSGAGSLEKPSCLGMVFVFMFLYTIL from the exons ATGGGGTTGCTGAAAGGTGTGGGCTTTAGAGGCCTAAGTGTTGCCTTATTGTTCTTCAATCTGCTGGTGGGGTTAGTGGTTGGGATTGGAGCGAACTGGGGGACACAGTTAACACACCCTCTCCCACCAGCAACTGTTGTGAAGATGTTGAAGGACAACGGGATCCAAAAGGTCAAGCTTTTCGATGCCGATTCGGGTATTCTGAATGCTCTGAGCAAGTCTGGGATTCAGGTCATGGTTGGAATCCCCAATGAGATGCTGTATTCTTTGGCTAACAGTATGCAGGCAGCTGAGAAATGGGTTTCCAAGAATGTCTCCTCACATGTCTCCAATGGTGTAGATATTAG GTATGCTGCTGTGGGGAATGAACCATTGTTGTCAACATACAATGGAACTTTTCTTCCAACAATATTTCCTGCCCTTCAGAATATCCAGTCAGCTCTCATAAAAGCCGGTGTGAGCAATCAGGTGAAGGTCACGATTCCTATAAACGCTGACGTCTATGACAGTGGTGGCTCAGACCTACCTTCTAATGGAGACTTTCGACCAGACACCAAGGATCTCATGTTGGAAATTGTCAAGTTCCTGAGTGACAACGGTGCTGCATTCACTGTCAATATATATCCCTTCATAAGCCTCTATAATGATGCCAATTTTCCAGCTGATTACGCCTTCTTCAATGGATACTCGGGTGCTATTAACGATAATGGAAGAATCTACAACAATGTGTTTGATGCAAACCATGACACCCTTGTATGGGCGTTACAGAAAAACGGATTTGGAAACTTGTCCATAATTATTGGAGAGATCGGTTGGCCTACAGATGGGAACCTGAATGCAAATATGCAGAATGCTCAACGGTTCAACCAAGGGTTTATGTCCCATATCAAGAATAACGCAGGGACTCCAATGAGAGCCGGCCCTGTGGATGCCTACTTATTTAGCCTCATCGATGAAGATGCCAAGAGCATTCAGCCAGGTAACTTTGAACGCCATTGGGGGCTGTTTTACTGGGACGGAACACCTAAGTATCAGCTCAGTCTAGGCACTACAGGCTCGAATGGATTAGTAGCAGCAAGCGGCGTACAATATCTGGAAAAGAAATGGTGTGTCATGTCGCCCTCAGCGAGTCTTGATGATCCAGAAGTGGCGCTAAGCGTGAGCTATGCATGTTCAAAAGCTGATTGCACCAGTCTCGGATATGGAACTTCGTGTGGAGATTTGGATGCTCGCGGAAACATTTCGTATGCATTTAATAGTTACTATCAAATAAATAATCAGCTGGACACTGCCTGCAAGTTTCCAAACCTTTCGACCGTCGCCACGAGTGATCCATCTACTGGAAACTGCAAATTTAGGATCATGATCCGAGCATCTTCTTCGTCTAGTGAGAGCAGCGGAGCTGGCTCTCTTGAAAAGCCTAGTTGTTTAGGAATGGTGTTTGTGTTTATGTTCCTGTATACAATTCTGTGA
- the LOC126604355 gene encoding uncharacterized protein LOC126604355 has protein sequence MDANQGRDAVVEEEKEKLRNKIRKTEATIADQQKRIGYLKSAGRELLILFVALYGRFLWIINGGQGLRCFDYWFFLGYHMFLCAVGWSLAVNGVYYILSIKESDRTLNECRELKKTLAVLDGSNIPNFDGEPSQNAFGVWKIISAIVLNSLVSDMLISCFLLFSATFTNLCREGGVE, from the coding sequence ATGGATGCAAACCAAGGAAGAGATGCTGTTgttgaggaggagaaggaaaagCTGAGGAACAAAATTCGGAAAACGGAAGCTACAATTGCAGATCAGCAAAAGAGAATCGGCTATCTAAAATCAGCCGGCAGAGAACTTCTCATCCTTTTCGTTGCCTTGTATGGACGTTTTCTCTGGATCATCAATGGCGGCCAAGGTTTGAGATGCTTCGACTATTGGTTCTTCCTCGGCTATCATATGTTCCTATGCGCGGTTGGCTGGTCTTTAGCAGTAAACGGAGTCTACTATATCCTTAGTATTAAGGAGAGCGACCGGACCTTGAATGAGTGCAGGGAGTTGAAGAAAACGCTTGCTGTTCTTGATGGATCCAATATTCCAAACTTTGATGGAGAGCCGAGTCAAAATGCTTTTGGAGTTTGGAAGATCATCAGCGCTATCGTACTGAACTCTCTCGTGTCTGATATGCTGATCAGTTGCTTCTTGTTGTTTTCGGCTACCTTTACCAATCTTTGCAGGGAGGGAGGTGTAGAGTGA